One stretch of Prosthecobacter dejongeii DNA includes these proteins:
- the murC gene encoding UDP-N-acetylmuramate--L-alanine ligase encodes MSHAVLSLLKESRHPMRIDLIGVAGSGMSGLASLLLALGHKVNGSDKVTTLETDRLVKLGLNFFSPHSEKEVEECDMVIYSSAIKPGNVAYEAAYKQGIPLVRRAEALAAVMAHKKGVVVGGTHGKTTTSALTAHVLRQGGLKPSHYVGAEIPILGANAHWDPEGELFVAEGDESDGTLVNFHPEHSIILNIEAEHLDFYDGIEAIKDVFRRLLSQTPGHWVHCAEDPVAREVCAGPQGVSYGWSRDFDFSANILAMKPDHSDFEVYQKNTLLGVATLGIPGKHNVSNALAAIALATRLGVPFENIQHALKSFRGAKRRFEIRHSGERFTVVDDYGHHPSEIAATLATAKGLQPKRIVCLFQPHRYSRTQLLKKEFGASFGDVDELFVTDVYAASEKPLPGVSGETIVEEVKAQSAAKAQSTPTLLLSRDKVGNALRPGDLLITLGAGNVHEVGRCIAKDLPVLEQLWALLEDHGGGAARLYEPMNRHTTFLIGGPAQYWVEPRTVEGFAEIVRYLRSQSVPIRVIGRGSNLLVKDGGIRGAVIHPAKGDFEEVRVEGQTLIVGVGARLKKIASAARNAGLGGFEWMEGVPGNLGGAIRMNAGAMGTETFDQIVSVRFIDTDGQIKEKPLAEIVHHYRNVPEFEERYIVSAVLKGSPAPQAEIDAKLAASHQKRRTSQPVGASAGCAFKNPEVCGAGKLIDELGLKGRSVGAAIVSDIHGNFIVNSGGATAREVLDLVAEIQEIAQRERGVQLEMEVKVIGEDQPMGM; translated from the coding sequence ATGTCTCACGCCGTCCTCAGCCTCCTCAAAGAAAGCCGTCACCCCATGCGCATTGACCTCATCGGCGTGGCCGGGTCGGGCATGAGTGGGCTGGCCTCCCTGCTGCTGGCCCTGGGGCATAAGGTCAATGGATCGGACAAAGTCACCACGCTGGAGACGGATCGGCTGGTGAAGCTGGGACTGAATTTCTTTTCCCCCCATTCTGAAAAGGAAGTGGAAGAGTGCGACATGGTCATCTACTCCAGCGCCATCAAGCCTGGGAACGTGGCCTATGAGGCGGCCTACAAGCAGGGCATCCCCCTGGTGCGCCGGGCCGAGGCCCTGGCCGCCGTGATGGCCCATAAGAAGGGCGTGGTCGTAGGCGGCACCCATGGCAAGACCACCACCTCCGCCCTCACTGCCCACGTTTTGCGCCAGGGCGGCCTGAAACCCAGTCACTACGTGGGGGCGGAAATCCCTATTCTGGGGGCCAATGCGCACTGGGACCCCGAGGGCGAACTCTTCGTGGCTGAAGGCGATGAAAGCGACGGTACGCTGGTGAACTTCCACCCGGAGCATTCCATCATCCTGAACATCGAGGCCGAGCACCTGGACTTTTACGATGGCATCGAGGCCATCAAAGACGTGTTCCGCCGGCTGCTGTCCCAGACCCCTGGGCACTGGGTGCACTGTGCGGAAGATCCCGTGGCACGGGAAGTCTGTGCGGGCCCTCAGGGCGTGAGCTACGGCTGGTCTCGCGACTTTGATTTCTCCGCCAACATCCTGGCCATGAAGCCGGACCATTCGGACTTCGAAGTGTATCAAAAGAATACTTTGTTAGGCGTCGCGACCCTGGGAATCCCCGGCAAGCACAATGTCTCGAACGCTCTCGCCGCCATCGCTTTGGCCACTCGGCTGGGCGTGCCGTTTGAAAACATCCAGCATGCGTTGAAAAGCTTTCGCGGGGCGAAACGCCGCTTTGAGATCCGTCACAGTGGCGAGCGCTTCACCGTAGTGGATGACTACGGCCATCACCCCAGCGAGATTGCAGCCACGCTGGCCACGGCCAAGGGATTGCAGCCAAAGCGCATCGTCTGCCTCTTTCAGCCACACCGGTACAGCCGCACGCAACTGCTAAAGAAAGAGTTTGGCGCGAGCTTTGGTGACGTGGACGAACTTTTTGTTACGGACGTTTATGCGGCCAGTGAAAAGCCGCTGCCTGGTGTCAGTGGTGAGACGATCGTGGAAGAAGTGAAAGCGCAATCCGCCGCCAAAGCCCAGTCCACGCCGACCCTGCTCCTGTCTCGCGACAAGGTGGGAAATGCGCTGCGGCCAGGAGATCTGCTCATCACGCTCGGTGCAGGAAACGTGCATGAAGTGGGGCGCTGCATTGCCAAGGACCTGCCTGTTTTGGAGCAACTGTGGGCGCTTTTGGAAGATCACGGCGGCGGTGCAGCGCGGCTGTATGAACCGATGAATCGCCACACCACCTTCCTCATCGGCGGCCCAGCCCAGTATTGGGTGGAGCCACGGACCGTGGAGGGTTTTGCCGAGATCGTTCGTTACCTGCGCTCCCAGTCGGTGCCCATTCGCGTTATCGGGCGCGGGTCAAATCTACTGGTCAAAGATGGTGGCATTCGCGGTGCAGTGATCCATCCGGCCAAAGGGGACTTCGAAGAGGTGCGTGTGGAAGGGCAGACCCTCATTGTTGGAGTCGGCGCACGGTTGAAAAAGATCGCCAGTGCGGCCCGCAATGCTGGGCTGGGTGGGTTTGAATGGATGGAGGGTGTGCCTGGAAATCTGGGCGGTGCCATCCGCATGAACGCCGGGGCCATGGGCACAGAAACGTTCGACCAAATCGTCAGCGTGCGATTCATTGATACCGATGGCCAGATCAAAGAAAAGCCTCTGGCTGAGATCGTGCATCACTACCGCAACGTGCCGGAATTTGAAGAGCGCTACATCGTCTCTGCCGTGCTGAAAGGCAGTCCCGCTCCCCAGGCCGAGATTGATGCGAAACTCGCCGCCTCTCATCAAAAGCGCCGCACCAGCCAGCCCGTGGGGGCGAGCGCAGGTTGTGCCTTCAAGAACCCGGAAGTCTGCGGGGCAGGCAAGCTCATTGACGAACTGGGCCTCAAAGGTCGCAGCGTCGGCGCCGCCATCGTTTCCGACATCCATGGCAACTTCATCGTCAACAGCGGCGGTGCTACCGCCCGTGAAGTCCTCGACCTCGTCGCCGAGATCCAGGAGATCGCCCAGCGTGAGCGCGGCGTGCAGTTGGAGATGGAGGTCAAGGTGATCGGCGAAGACCAGCCGATGGGGATGTGA
- a CDS encoding winged helix-turn-helix transcriptional regulator: MKEPRVQCHVEELLRMIGGRWKVVLLRELDACPQRHGQLLRRLTGITQKMLTQRLREMEADGLIQRRDFQEGRVKLVEYSLTDWGRTVMVIVMDIHHWTVSHQEHFSARAEKVAVM; this comes from the coding sequence ATGAAGGAACCCCGAGTGCAATGCCATGTGGAAGAGTTGCTGCGCATGATCGGCGGCCGTTGGAAGGTCGTCCTGCTGCGCGAGCTGGATGCCTGCCCGCAACGCCACGGGCAACTCCTGCGCCGCCTGACGGGCATCACCCAAAAAATGCTCACTCAGCGGCTCCGGGAAATGGAGGCGGATGGCCTCATCCAGCGGCGCGACTTTCAAGAGGGCCGCGTGAAACTGGTGGAGTACTCCCTGACCGATTGGGGCCGCACCGTGATGGTCATCGTCATGGACATCCACCACTGGACGGTGAGCCATCAGGAACATTTTTCAGCGAGAGCGGAGAAAGTGGCCGTGATGTGA